In Cerasicoccus sp. TK19100, one DNA window encodes the following:
- a CDS encoding DUF2059 domain-containing protein: MKFSHAILAATLCLAPIAQAEDAQYTNEIVLRGVLDLGDSVNFSLSTPGGQTTHWAEVGGEFQGYELVRYDREHKQLVVAKDGQEYRVGLGAMSAPSGPSEAELAKEQAAELFQNIRFEETISKVLDSQMEVMSKSMRQQMAQMGQTDEELMAFQEKAMAEMFKEIDWSSMQKGMEKAYAEVFTSDELRGMNEFYSTPAGQATIDKAPALQARTIEVMMPQIMEASAAMQKKMQTYMAQRHAPASSE; encoded by the coding sequence ATGAAGTTTTCTCACGCCATCCTGGCCGCCACCCTTTGCCTCGCGCCCATCGCGCAGGCCGAGGATGCGCAATACACGAACGAGATCGTCCTGCGTGGCGTGCTCGACCTGGGTGACTCGGTAAACTTCTCCCTAAGCACGCCCGGCGGCCAAACGACGCACTGGGCCGAAGTCGGCGGCGAGTTCCAGGGCTATGAGCTCGTGCGCTACGACCGCGAGCACAAGCAGTTGGTCGTCGCCAAAGACGGGCAGGAATACCGGGTCGGCCTCGGTGCCATGTCCGCGCCAAGTGGCCCCAGCGAAGCCGAACTCGCCAAAGAGCAGGCCGCTGAGCTTTTCCAAAATATCCGCTTCGAGGAGACCATCAGCAAGGTGCTCGATTCGCAGATGGAAGTCATGAGTAAATCCATGCGCCAGCAAATGGCGCAGATGGGCCAAACCGACGAGGAGCTGATGGCGTTTCAGGAAAAGGCGATGGCCGAGATGTTTAAGGAAATCGACTGGTCCTCCATGCAAAAAGGCATGGAAAAAGCCTACGCCGAGGTTTTCACCTCCGACGAACTGCGCGGCATGAACGAGTTCTACAGCACGCCAGCCGGCCAAGCCACGATCGACAAGGCCCCTGCCCTGCAGGCGCGCACGATCGAGGTGATGATGCCGCAGATCATGGAAGCCTCGGCCGCCATGCAGAAAAAAATGCAAACCTACATGGCCCAGCGCCACGCACCCGCAAGCAGCGAATGA
- the floA gene encoding flotillin-like protein FloA (flotillin-like protein involved in membrane lipid rafts), translating to MGTIGTIVLAVLGLILIGMLFLVASFFMTFLRSYLSGATVGIPTLVAMRLRGVPYKLIVEARITAVKAGISIESDLLEAHYLAEGNVIQTVQAIIAADKAGITLTWERACAIDLATKGTGKSVLEAVRTSINPKVIDCPARESGRTTIDGVAKDGIQVKARARVTVRSNLDQYVGSALEETIIARVGEGIVTTIGSSESYKFVLENPDRISKVVLERGLDTGTAFEIISVDIADVDVGTNIGAKLQEEQAIANKNMAQAQAEIRRAAAVALEQEMKAKVQEMQAKVVEAEAQVPLALAEALRTGKLGVMDYYRLENIQADTDMRESISKPEQGQGGNQYQ from the coding sequence ATGGGAACCATCGGCACTATCGTTCTAGCCGTTCTCGGCTTAATTCTAATCGGGATGCTTTTCCTGGTCGCGTCGTTCTTCATGACGTTTTTGCGCTCGTATCTGTCGGGCGCGACGGTCGGCATCCCCACCCTCGTGGCCATGCGCCTGCGCGGCGTGCCTTACAAGCTGATCGTCGAAGCACGCATCACGGCGGTCAAGGCCGGCATCAGCATTGAGTCCGACCTGCTCGAAGCGCATTACCTGGCCGAGGGTAACGTCATCCAAACGGTGCAAGCGATCATCGCTGCCGACAAGGCCGGCATCACGCTGACCTGGGAGCGCGCCTGCGCGATCGACCTCGCCACCAAGGGCACCGGCAAGAGCGTGCTCGAAGCGGTGCGCACCTCGATTAACCCGAAGGTCATTGATTGCCCAGCACGCGAATCCGGTCGCACGACCATTGACGGTGTCGCCAAGGACGGTATCCAGGTCAAGGCCCGCGCCCGCGTGACCGTGCGCTCCAACCTCGACCAATACGTCGGCAGCGCGCTCGAAGAAACCATTATCGCCCGTGTGGGTGAAGGCATCGTTACAACGATCGGCTCCTCCGAGAGCTACAAGTTCGTCCTCGAAAACCCGGACCGTATTTCCAAGGTTGTGCTTGAGCGCGGCCTCGACACGGGCACGGCGTTTGAGATCATTTCAGTAGACATCGCCGACGTCGATGTGGGTACCAACATCGGTGCCAAGCTCCAGGAAGAGCAGGCCATCGCCAACAAAAACATGGCGCAGGCCCAGGCGGAAATCCGTCGCGCAGCCGCGGTCGCTCTGGAGCAGGAAATGAAGGCCAAGGTGCAGGAGATGCAGGCCAAGGTCGTCGAAGCCGAGGCCCAGGTGCCGCTGGCGCTCGCCGAAGCCCTCCGCACTGGCAAGCTCGGCGTCATGGACTATTATCGCCTCGAAAACATCCAGGCCGACACCGATATGCGCGAGTCGATCTCCAAGCCCGAACAGGGCCAGGGCGGCAACCAATACCAGTAA
- a CDS encoding NfeD family protein: MLLIIGLIIAALVLISFEIVAPGGILGVLGAVAVIAAAAVAYDEYGLIPAVFTLIASVVVIGVMVVVEFKMLEKSKYGKQLFLHKTSGGRIRYGQRSDDGPEEDSLVGQQGEAVTAMAPSGRVVVGGKSYEGFSQSGFLNKGESVEVVGRDAFRIVVKKIS; encoded by the coding sequence ATGCTCCTCATCATCGGACTCATCATCGCCGCCCTCGTGCTGATCTCATTTGAGATCGTGGCACCCGGTGGCATTCTGGGCGTGCTGGGTGCCGTGGCGGTGATCGCCGCTGCCGCCGTCGCCTACGATGAATACGGGCTGATCCCCGCCGTGTTCACCCTGATTGCCTCCGTCGTGGTGATTGGCGTGATGGTCGTGGTCGAATTCAAAATGCTCGAAAAGTCTAAATACGGCAAACAGCTGTTCCTCCACAAAACCAGTGGCGGACGCATCCGCTACGGTCAGCGCAGCGACGATGGCCCGGAGGAAGACAGCCTGGTCGGCCAGCAGGGTGAGGCCGTGACGGCCATGGCCCCCAGCGGACGCGTCGTCGTGGGCGGCAAGAGCTACGAGGGCTTTTCGCAGAGCGGCTTTCTCAACAAAGGCGAATCCGTCGAGGTCGTAGGCCGCGACGCCTTCCGCATTGTCGTTAAAAAAATTTCGTGA
- a CDS encoding NfeD family protein, giving the protein MNRHYPWLGLLGLLLIICSLTLPALASRVDNDRDPEESALAQQANDAPARNDAPETSAAARDPEPEADAASTTEESGAEESVAVTADVPRATVGSLERTIPEPPEGGWDVYVVPIEDAITKPQLYILRRALKEAIANDVEVILLDMNTPGGDLYTTLEMMEALDYFEGTTMTFVDKEAISAGSYISIATDDIWFAPGGVMGAAAVITGQGEDLNETLKSKIDSYLRARVRAISKEHRYRADVQRAMMDINFELEIDGTVIKEEGELLTITADEAVELYGNPPQSLLAQGIAEDIDDLLTQKFGAGNYNIRTFEVTWSEQFAKWFQTISPILISAGILLLIFEMKTPGVGVFAVGGVTLLLIVFASQYFAGMAGNEPMLIFLVGIVLIGVEIFLIPGTLIAGVLGGVCVMGSLIWALADIWPKGAKGFSISAEVFYIPIAQVSVGLIVAFLAAIAFVKFLPDSPLKRALVLGATVSGRSPAMAGGGRLIDVREGEENKQPEPGDRGITTTSLHPGGQVEIDGRRFQATALTGTIDSGQAIEVVERRDFSLVVRAV; this is encoded by the coding sequence ATGAACCGCCATTATCCATGGTTGGGCCTGTTGGGCCTGCTGCTGATCATCTGCTCGCTAACTTTGCCAGCGCTGGCTTCCCGTGTGGACAATGACCGCGACCCCGAGGAATCAGCACTCGCACAACAAGCCAACGACGCTCCAGCCCGTAATGATGCGCCGGAGACATCTGCCGCAGCCCGCGACCCGGAACCCGAGGCCGATGCGGCCAGCACCACGGAAGAATCCGGAGCCGAGGAGAGCGTGGCGGTAACCGCAGACGTCCCCCGCGCCACCGTCGGCTCGCTGGAGCGCACGATCCCCGAGCCTCCCGAGGGCGGCTGGGATGTGTATGTGGTGCCGATTGAGGACGCCATTACCAAGCCGCAGCTTTACATCCTCCGACGGGCGCTTAAAGAAGCCATTGCCAACGACGTAGAGGTTATCCTGCTCGACATGAACACCCCGGGCGGCGACCTCTACACCACCCTCGAAATGATGGAAGCACTCGACTACTTCGAGGGGACCACGATGACTTTCGTGGACAAAGAAGCCATCTCCGCCGGCTCCTATATTTCCATCGCCACGGACGACATCTGGTTCGCACCGGGCGGGGTCATGGGTGCCGCTGCCGTGATCACCGGTCAGGGCGAGGACCTGAATGAGACGCTCAAGTCCAAGATCGACAGCTACCTGCGCGCCCGCGTCCGCGCGATTTCCAAAGAGCACCGCTACCGCGCCGACGTGCAGCGCGCGATGATGGACATTAACTTCGAACTCGAGATCGACGGCACGGTGATTAAAGAAGAAGGCGAGCTGCTGACGATCACCGCCGATGAAGCCGTCGAGCTCTATGGCAACCCGCCGCAATCCCTGCTCGCCCAAGGCATTGCCGAGGACATCGACGACCTCCTGACGCAAAAGTTTGGCGCTGGTAATTACAACATCCGCACTTTCGAGGTCACTTGGAGCGAGCAATTCGCCAAGTGGTTTCAAACGATTTCCCCGATCCTGATCAGTGCGGGCATCCTCCTGCTGATCTTTGAGATGAAAACGCCGGGCGTCGGTGTTTTTGCCGTCGGCGGCGTCACGCTGCTGTTGATCGTATTCGCCAGCCAATACTTCGCTGGCATGGCGGGCAATGAGCCGATGCTGATTTTCCTTGTCGGCATTGTGCTGATCGGCGTGGAGATATTTCTGATCCCGGGCACGCTCATTGCCGGCGTGCTGGGCGGTGTCTGCGTGATGGGATCGCTGATTTGGGCGCTGGCCGACATCTGGCCCAAGGGAGCCAAGGGCTTCAGCATTTCAGCCGAGGTCTTTTATATACCGATCGCCCAAGTGTCCGTGGGGCTGATCGTGGCCTTTCTCGCGGCGATAGCCTTTGTTAAATTCCTACCCGACTCCCCGCTCAAGCGCGCACTCGTGCTGGGGGCAACGGTGTCTGGTCGCTCGCCAGCGATGGCAGGCGGTGGCCGTTTGATCGACGTTCGCGAGGGCGAGGAAAACAAACAACCCGAACCCGGCGACCGCGGCATCACCACAACATCCCTCCATCCCGGTGGCCAGGTCGAGATCGATGGCCGACGTTTTCAGGCAACCGCGCTGACCGGCACCATCGACTCCGGCCAAGCAATCGAAGTCGTCGAGCGCCGCGATTTCTCCCTCGTCGTCCGCGCCGTATAA
- a CDS encoding glycerophosphodiester phosphodiesterase, whose translation MRIIAHRGASGSAPENTMAAINRAWEIGADGVEVDVHLTKDGVPVVIHDSDTKRVAGKKLVVKKSTYAELKELDVGSWKGPEFAGERIPRLDEVLASMPERKNFFVELKDDSGNDLARAFEPIFRDNPQFVTERQVFLMSFYPDALWPMAARFPDITLLLLVDKLNRIPRRIPERLPDDSLPVHGIGFSHKLKLDDERRQGLIDAGAIMNVWTVNDPADLDKWETAGFDFLTTDHPELFIGQSV comes from the coding sequence ATGCGGATAATTGCCCACCGCGGAGCCTCTGGCTCTGCACCTGAAAACACCATGGCCGCCATTAACCGGGCCTGGGAAATCGGCGCTGATGGCGTCGAGGTCGATGTCCATTTGACCAAAGACGGTGTGCCTGTCGTGATTCACGACTCCGACACCAAGCGTGTTGCGGGCAAAAAGCTGGTCGTTAAAAAATCGACTTATGCGGAACTGAAGGAGCTGGACGTTGGCTCATGGAAAGGGCCGGAATTTGCCGGCGAGCGTATCCCGCGTCTGGATGAAGTCCTCGCTTCGATGCCTGAGCGGAAGAATTTCTTTGTCGAGCTCAAGGATGACTCCGGCAACGACTTGGCGCGCGCTTTTGAACCGATTTTCCGCGACAACCCACAGTTTGTCACCGAGCGCCAAGTGTTCCTGATGAGCTTTTACCCGGATGCGCTTTGGCCGATGGCAGCGCGCTTTCCGGACATCACGCTGCTGCTCCTCGTCGACAAGCTGAACCGCATTCCGCGCCGCATCCCCGAGCGCCTGCCCGACGACAGCCTACCGGTGCACGGTATCGGCTTCTCTCACAAGCTCAAGCTCGACGACGAGCGCCGCCAAGGCCTGATCGACGCCGGAGCCATCATGAATGTATGGACCGTCAACGACCCGGCCGACCTTGATAAATGGGAAACCGCCGGCTTCGACTTTCTGACCACCGACCACCCGGAGCTGTTCATCGGGCAGTCGGTGTAG
- a CDS encoding dTDP-4-dehydrorhamnose reductase family protein: MKIIVTGASGLAGAAFLKEAARRNHDIIAVSGSREAPLPPKAVGRQIDLSSTSDIEALILEEFPDIIVNCAAISNPADVEANPERAEKINVAMPRHLAMLANHLSARFYHLSTDMVFDGEEGPFKTSDAPNPRNLYGQTKMLAEREVLKFGKEFATVLRITILTGNSPGGERSVHERLFKQWAEGKRPTLFTNEIRQPLAVDNLAEVLAELCERPNLHGIFHWGGIDKVSRYEIGQKILQHFDLPEDLIEPVEAPADRPLDLTLDLQPLLSKLRTTPLRFDDQLRLMEVPALCRAWHAAMTGRQVDAPRERLVKGRDF; the protein is encoded by the coding sequence ATGAAAATCATCGTTACCGGAGCCAGTGGACTTGCTGGCGCAGCGTTCTTAAAAGAAGCCGCGCGGCGCAACCATGACATCATCGCAGTGTCGGGTTCGCGGGAGGCACCGCTGCCACCGAAGGCCGTGGGTCGCCAGATCGACCTGTCCTCCACCTCCGACATCGAGGCGCTGATCCTGGAAGAGTTTCCGGACATCATCGTCAACTGCGCCGCCATCTCCAACCCGGCCGATGTCGAGGCCAACCCCGAGCGCGCGGAAAAGATCAACGTCGCCATGCCGCGCCACCTCGCGATGCTGGCCAACCACCTGTCCGCGCGCTTTTACCACCTGTCGACCGATATGGTGTTCGACGGCGAGGAGGGCCCCTTCAAAACCAGCGACGCCCCCAACCCGCGCAACCTCTACGGCCAGACCAAGATGCTCGCCGAGCGCGAGGTGCTGAAGTTTGGTAAGGAATTCGCGACCGTCCTGCGCATCACGATTCTCACCGGCAACAGCCCCGGCGGTGAACGCTCCGTCCACGAGCGCCTCTTCAAACAATGGGCCGAGGGCAAGCGCCCCACGCTCTTTACCAACGAAATCCGCCAGCCGCTGGCGGTGGACAACCTCGCCGAAGTTCTCGCCGAGCTCTGCGAGCGCCCCAACCTCCACGGCATCTTCCACTGGGGCGGCATTGACAAAGTTTCCCGCTACGAAATAGGTCAGAAAATACTCCAGCACTTCGACCTGCCGGAGGACCTGATCGAGCCCGTCGAGGCCCCCGCCGACCGCCCACTCGATCTCACGCTGGACTTACAGCCCTTGCTTTCCAAGCTGCGCACCACACCGCTTCGCTTCGATGATCAACTACGCCTCATGGAGGTCCCCGCCCTCTGCCGTGCCTGGCACGCCGCCATGACCGGTCGCCAAGTCGACGCACCGAGGGAGCGCCTGGTCAAGGGACGGGATTTTTAA
- the fabV gene encoding enoyl-ACP reductase FabV has protein sequence MTTVKPRVRGFICVTSHPTGCAQHVQEQIDLVKSRGPIVGGPKKVLIIGASTGYGLSTRIAAAFGSGADTLGVFFERPSDKGRPASAGWYNSVAFEQAATEAGLYAKSINGDAFSHEIRRQTIEQLKADLGQVDMVIYSLASPIRVDPDSGEKFKSVLKPIGGDFTAKTVDTDKEQILDVSLPPATEEDIANTQKVMGGEDWTLWMNALRGADALAPGAKAIAYSYIGPEVTYPIYREGTIGKAKEHLEATAAELRIAGFDAYVSVNKAVVTQASSAIPVVPLYISILFKVMKEKGIHEGCIEQMDRMFREKIYGSAGVVTDDKGLIRVDDWEMREDVQEAVKAIWPGVNTDNLKSLTDFEDYQREFLRLFGFGLDGVDYDAEVELEVSVPSIG, from the coding sequence GACCTCGTCAAGTCGCGCGGCCCCATCGTAGGCGGCCCGAAGAAAGTGCTGATCATCGGCGCCTCCACCGGCTACGGGCTGTCCACGCGCATTGCGGCGGCCTTCGGCAGCGGTGCCGACACGCTGGGGGTCTTCTTCGAGCGCCCGAGCGACAAGGGCCGCCCCGCCTCCGCAGGCTGGTATAACTCGGTTGCCTTCGAGCAAGCCGCCACCGAAGCCGGCCTCTATGCCAAGAGCATTAACGGCGACGCCTTTTCCCACGAAATCCGCCGCCAGACCATTGAGCAACTCAAGGCCGACCTCGGCCAGGTCGACATGGTCATCTACTCGCTGGCTTCGCCAATCCGCGTCGATCCCGATAGCGGCGAGAAATTCAAGAGCGTGCTCAAGCCGATCGGCGGTGACTTTACCGCCAAAACCGTCGACACCGACAAGGAGCAAATCCTCGACGTGTCCCTCCCCCCCGCCACCGAGGAAGACATCGCCAACACCCAAAAGGTCATGGGTGGCGAAGACTGGACCCTATGGATGAACGCCCTGCGTGGCGCGGACGCCCTCGCCCCCGGCGCCAAGGCTATCGCCTATTCCTACATCGGACCGGAGGTCACCTACCCGATTTACCGCGAAGGCACCATCGGCAAGGCCAAGGAACACCTGGAAGCTACCGCTGCCGAGCTCCGCATCGCCGGCTTCGACGCCTACGTATCGGTCAACAAAGCCGTCGTCACCCAGGCCAGCTCCGCGATCCCCGTCGTGCCGCTTTACATTTCCATCCTCTTCAAGGTGATGAAGGAAAAGGGCATCCACGAAGGCTGCATCGAACAGATGGACCGCATGTTCCGCGAAAAGATTTACGGCAGCGCTGGCGTCGTCACCGACGACAAGGGCCTGATCCGCGTCGATGACTGGGAAATGCGCGAAGATGTCCAGGAAGCCGTCAAAGCCATCTGGCCCGGCGTCAACACGGATAACCTCAAATCCCTCACCGACTTCGAAGACTACCAACGCGAATTCCTGCGCCTGTTCGGCTTCGGCCTCGACGGCGTGGATTACGACGCGGAAGTCGAGCTGGAAGTCAGCGTGCCCAGCATCGGGTAG